In Pseudomonas fakonensis, one DNA window encodes the following:
- a CDS encoding LacI family DNA-binding transcriptional regulator, with amino-acid sequence MANKPSTPTAKPSSPTLIDVAKVAGVSPITVSRALHRPEVVSKAAREKVLAAVREVGYVSNMLAGSLASNKSRLVAILLPTIANSIFADTVQALMDRLTHAGYQTLLGLTGYSAEQEEKLIEALLGRRPDGIVLTGTLHTEASRQRLAQSGIPVVESWDLSEDPLDMLVGFSHEAVGEAIARHLLGKGYQRFAVVSIGDPRGLRRCNSLVAELARHGHHDIPTHILTPPATLEVGRSGLKHLLDQGQRPEVVVCSSDTIAQGVLAEAASRGLKVPQDLAVMGFGDLSSAAQVHPPLSTVRVDGTRIGEQIAQALLERFSYPAGGAQPVRIDTGFTLIDRQST; translated from the coding sequence ATGGCCAACAAACCCAGCACCCCCACGGCAAAGCCGTCCTCCCCGACCCTGATCGACGTGGCCAAGGTTGCCGGCGTTTCGCCGATCACCGTGTCCCGCGCCCTGCACCGCCCCGAGGTGGTCAGCAAGGCGGCGCGCGAGAAGGTGCTGGCTGCGGTGCGCGAGGTCGGCTATGTGTCGAACATGCTGGCCGGCAGCCTTGCCAGCAACAAGAGCCGGCTGGTGGCCATCCTGCTGCCGACCATCGCCAACTCGATCTTCGCCGACACCGTGCAGGCACTGATGGACCGTCTCACCCACGCCGGCTACCAGACCCTGCTGGGCCTGACCGGCTACTCCGCCGAACAGGAAGAAAAACTGATCGAAGCCCTGCTCGGCCGGCGCCCCGACGGCATCGTGCTGACCGGCACCCTGCACACCGAAGCCAGCCGCCAGCGCCTGGCGCAGTCGGGCATACCGGTGGTCGAGTCCTGGGACCTCAGCGAAGACCCGCTGGACATGCTGGTGGGCTTCTCCCATGAAGCCGTCGGCGAAGCCATCGCCCGGCACCTGCTGGGCAAGGGTTACCAGCGTTTTGCCGTGGTCAGCATCGGCGACCCGCGCGGCCTGCGCCGCTGCAACAGCCTGGTGGCAGAACTGGCCCGCCACGGCCACCACGACATCCCCACACACATCCTCACCCCACCGGCCACCCTCGAAGTCGGCCGCAGCGGCCTCAAGCACCTGCTCGACCAGGGCCAGCGCCCCGAAGTGGTGGTGTGCAGCTCCGACACCATCGCCCAGGGTGTGCTCGCCGAAGCCGCCAGCCGCGGCCTCAAGGTGCCGCAGGACCTGGCAGTGATGGGCTTTGGCGACCTCAGCAGCGCCGCCCAGGTGCACCCGCCGCTGTCTACCGTGCGGGTGGACGGTACACGCATCGGCGAACAGATCGCCCAGGCCCTGCTTGAGCGCTTCAGCTACCCGGCCGGCGGCGCACAGCCGGTGCGTATCGACACCGGCTTCACCCTGATCGACCGCCAGAGCACCTGA
- a CDS encoding FadR/GntR family transcriptional regulator — protein MDKQPPKPRKSMHSQIVQDLGMAIVSGRFKPEERLPMESTLCEQYQVSRSVLREATRVLSAKGLVYSKPRVGAVVRSRSKWHLLDPDVLAWLMQSTPHSKFFDTLSGVRRILEPEIAAMTAVTATDDDIAAIEKAYLGMETATNHEDLLQADLDFHRAIAEATHNDLLAYMCNMLSLPLRESINITNRRPDPDIQCLSLPRHKAILTAIQNRDALAARHASLVQLDDTRVALHTVMNTLTPL, from the coding sequence ATGGATAAACAGCCGCCCAAGCCGCGCAAGAGCATGCATTCCCAGATCGTCCAGGATCTGGGCATGGCCATCGTTTCCGGCCGTTTCAAGCCGGAAGAGCGGCTGCCCATGGAGTCCACGCTGTGCGAGCAATACCAGGTCAGCCGCTCGGTGTTGCGCGAGGCGACCCGGGTGCTCAGCGCCAAGGGGCTGGTGTATTCCAAGCCGCGGGTGGGCGCGGTGGTACGCTCGCGGTCGAAATGGCACCTGCTCGACCCGGACGTGCTGGCCTGGTTGATGCAATCCACCCCGCACAGCAAGTTCTTCGATACCTTGTCCGGGGTGCGGCGCATCCTCGAGCCGGAGATCGCGGCCATGACCGCGGTCACCGCCACCGACGACGACATCGCCGCCATCGAAAAAGCCTACCTGGGCATGGAAACCGCAACCAACCACGAAGACCTGCTGCAGGCCGACCTGGACTTCCACCGGGCCATCGCCGAAGCCACCCACAACGACCTGCTGGCCTACATGTGCAACATGCTGTCGTTGCCGCTGCGTGAGTCGATCAACATCACCAACCGCCGCCCCGACCCGGACATCCAGTGCCTGAGCCTGCCGCGGCACAAGGCGATCCTCACCGCCATCCAGAACCGCGACGCCCTCGCCGCGCGGCATGCCTCGCTGGTGCAACTGGACGACACGCGGGTGGCGTTGCATACGGTGATGAATACCCTGACGCCGTTGTAG
- a CDS encoding IlvD/Edd family dehydratase → MSDKKPTLRSAQWFGTADKNGFMYRSWMKNQGIADHQFQGKPIIGICNTWSELTPCNAHFRQIAEHVKRGVIEAGGFPVEFPVFSNGESNLRPTAMLTRNLASMDVEEAIRGNPIDGVVLLTGCDKTTPALLMGAASCDVPAIVVTGGPMLNGKHKGKDIGSGTVVWQLSEQVKAGTISIDDFLAAEGGMSRSAGTCNTMGTASTMACMAEALGTSLPHNAAIPAVDARRYVLAHMSGMRAVEMVREDLKLSKILTKQAFENAIRVNAAIGGSTNAVIHLKAIAGRIGVELDLDDWTRIGRGMPTIVDLQPSGRFLMEEFYYAGGLPAVLRRLGEAGLIPHPDALTVNGKSLGENTREAPIYGEDQVIRSLDNPIRADGGICVLRGNLAPSGAVLKPSAATAQLMQHRGRAVVFENFDMYKARINDPALEVDASSILVMKNCGPKGYPGMAEVGNMGLPAKLLAQGVTDMVRISDARMSGTAYGTVVLHVAPEAAAGGPLAAVQEGDWIELDCANGRLHLDIPEAELAARMADLQAPKALLVGGYRQLYIDHVMQADQGCDFDFLVGCRGAEVPRHSH, encoded by the coding sequence ATGTCTGATAAGAAGCCCACCCTGCGCTCGGCCCAATGGTTCGGCACCGCCGACAAGAACGGTTTCATGTACCGCAGCTGGATGAAGAACCAGGGCATCGCCGACCACCAGTTCCAGGGCAAGCCGATCATCGGCATCTGCAACACATGGTCGGAACTCACCCCGTGCAACGCGCACTTTCGCCAGATAGCCGAGCACGTCAAACGCGGGGTGATCGAGGCCGGTGGCTTCCCGGTGGAGTTCCCGGTGTTCTCCAACGGCGAGTCCAACCTGCGCCCCACCGCCATGCTCACCCGTAACCTTGCGAGCATGGATGTGGAAGAAGCGATCCGCGGCAATCCCATCGACGGCGTGGTGCTGCTGACCGGCTGCGACAAGACCACCCCGGCCCTGCTGATGGGCGCGGCCAGCTGTGACGTGCCGGCGATCGTGGTCACCGGCGGGCCGATGCTCAACGGCAAGCACAAGGGCAAGGACATCGGCTCGGGCACCGTGGTTTGGCAGCTCAGCGAGCAGGTCAAGGCGGGCACCATCAGCATTGACGACTTCCTCGCTGCCGAGGGCGGCATGTCCCGCTCGGCCGGCACCTGCAACACCATGGGCACGGCCTCGACCATGGCCTGCATGGCCGAGGCACTGGGCACTTCCCTGCCCCACAACGCGGCCATCCCCGCGGTGGATGCACGGCGCTATGTGCTGGCGCACATGTCGGGCATGCGCGCGGTGGAAATGGTGCGCGAAGACCTGAAGCTGTCGAAGATCCTCACCAAGCAGGCCTTCGAAAACGCCATCCGCGTCAACGCGGCCATCGGCGGCTCGACCAACGCGGTGATCCACCTCAAGGCCATCGCCGGGCGCATCGGCGTCGAGCTCGACCTGGACGACTGGACCCGCATCGGCCGCGGCATGCCGACCATCGTCGACCTGCAGCCGTCCGGGCGTTTCCTGATGGAAGAGTTCTACTACGCCGGCGGCCTGCCGGCAGTGTTGCGCCGCCTGGGTGAAGCCGGCCTGATCCCCCACCCCGACGCCCTGACGGTCAATGGCAAGTCCCTCGGCGAGAACACCCGCGAGGCGCCGATCTACGGCGAGGACCAGGTGATCCGCAGCCTCGACAACCCGATCCGTGCCGACGGCGGTATCTGCGTGCTGCGCGGCAACCTGGCGCCATCGGGCGCGGTGCTCAAGCCCTCCGCCGCCACCGCGCAGCTGATGCAGCACCGTGGCCGCGCCGTGGTGTTCGAGAACTTCGACATGTACAAGGCGCGCATCAACGACCCTGCGCTTGAAGTCGATGCCAGCTCGATCCTGGTGATGAAGAACTGCGGGCCCAAGGGTTACCCGGGCATGGCCGAGGTGGGCAACATGGGCCTGCCGGCCAAGCTGCTGGCCCAGGGCGTAACCGACATGGTGCGTATTTCCGATGCGCGCATGAGCGGCACGGCGTATGGCACCGTGGTCCTGCACGTGGCGCCCGAGGCCGCAGCCGGCGGGCCGCTGGCTGCGGTGCAGGAAGGCGACTGGATCGAGCTCGACTGCGCCAACGGGCGCCTGCACCTGGACATTCCCGAGGCCGAGCTGGCCGCGCGCATGGCCGACCTGCAAGCCCCCAAGGCACTGTTGGTGGGCGGCTACCGCCAGCTCTACATCGACCATGTGATGCAGGCCGACCAAGGCTGCGACTTCGACTTCCTGGTGGGCTGTCGCGGGGCCGAAGTCCCCCGTCATTCCCATTGA
- a CDS encoding MFS transporter, whose translation MSHEQRLVRRITLKLIPFLILLYLIAYVDRSAVGFAKLHMGADVGIGDAAYGLGAGLFFIGYFLFEIPSNLMLERFGARRWFARIMLTWGAITIGMALVQGPYSFYVMRFLLGAAEAGFFPGVLYYITQWFPVRHRGKILGLFILSQPIAMLVTGPVSGGLLGMEGILGLHGWQWLFIVIGTPALVLTWPVLSWLPDGPAQVKWMNQAEKDWLAGELQKDLQAYGQTRHGNPLHALKDKRVLLLALFYLPVTLSIYGLGLWLPTLIKQFGGSDLVTGFVSSVPYLFGIIGLLIIPRSSDRLNDRYGHLAVLYVLGAIGLFLSAWLTLPVWQLAALCLVAFALFSCTAVFWTLPGRFFAGASAAAGIALINSVGNLGGYIGPFVIGALKGYTGNLESGLYFLAGVMVFGLVLTGVVYRQLERKHVLPVEQFAASARGATRI comes from the coding sequence ATGAGCCACGAACAGCGGCTTGTTCGCCGCATCACGCTGAAACTGATCCCGTTCCTGATCCTGCTGTACCTGATCGCCTACGTGGACCGGTCTGCCGTGGGCTTTGCCAAGTTGCACATGGGCGCCGACGTCGGCATTGGCGATGCGGCCTACGGGCTGGGTGCCGGGCTGTTCTTCATTGGTTACTTCCTGTTCGAGATCCCCAGCAACCTGATGCTCGAGCGCTTCGGCGCGCGGCGCTGGTTCGCGCGCATCATGCTCACCTGGGGCGCCATCACCATCGGCATGGCCTTGGTGCAGGGGCCCTACAGCTTCTATGTGATGCGCTTTCTGCTCGGCGCCGCCGAGGCCGGGTTCTTCCCCGGCGTTCTCTACTACATCACCCAGTGGTTCCCGGTTCGCCACCGCGGCAAGATCCTCGGCCTGTTCATCCTTTCCCAACCGATCGCCATGCTGGTCACCGGCCCCGTGTCCGGCGGCCTGCTTGGCATGGAAGGCATCCTCGGGCTGCATGGCTGGCAGTGGCTGTTCATCGTCATCGGTACCCCGGCGCTTGTGCTGACCTGGCCGGTGCTGAGCTGGCTGCCGGATGGCCCGGCGCAGGTGAAGTGGATGAACCAGGCCGAGAAGGACTGGCTCGCCGGCGAGTTGCAAAAGGACCTGCAAGCCTACGGCCAGACCCGCCACGGCAACCCGCTGCACGCCCTCAAGGACAAGCGCGTGCTGCTGCTGGCGCTGTTCTACCTGCCCGTGACCTTAAGCATCTATGGCCTGGGCCTGTGGCTGCCGACCCTGATCAAGCAGTTCGGCGGCAGCGACCTGGTGACCGGGTTCGTCTCATCGGTGCCGTACCTGTTCGGGATCATCGGCCTGCTGATCATCCCGCGCAGCTCCGACCGCCTGAACGACCGCTACGGCCACCTGGCCGTGCTCTACGTGCTGGGGGCCATCGGCCTGTTCCTCAGCGCCTGGCTGACCCTGCCGGTGTGGCAGCTGGCGGCCCTGTGCCTGGTGGCGTTCGCGCTGTTTTCGTGCACCGCGGTGTTCTGGACCTTGCCCGGGCGCTTCTTCGCCGGCGCCAGCGCCGCCGCCGGCATTGCCCTGATCAACTCGGTGGGCAACCTGGGCGGCTACATCGGCCCGTTCGTGATCGGCGCGCTCAAGGGCTACACCGGCAACCTGGAGTCGGGGTTGTACTTCCTGGCCGGGGTGATGGTGTTCGGCCTGGTGCTGACCGGCGTGGTGTACCGCCAGCTGGAGCGCAAGCACGTGCTGCCGGTTGAACAGTTCGCCGCCAGCGCCCGGGGGGCGACCCGCATCTGA
- the araD1 gene encoding AraD1 family protein, whose translation MRLVQFELSNGERRVGVVEGGQVREVQAARTTRDLALAAIEAGVSLQQQVQALGLGASHDYAELLAALRILAPLDHPDPAHLLVSGTGLTHLGSASARDKMHQQAGDEAAMTDTMRIFKWGVEGGKPGAGQAGVQPEWFYKGDGSCVVRPGQPFPVPPFAEDAGEEPELAGLYVISPEGKPYRLGYALGNEFSDHVTERKNYLYLAHSKLRSCSYGPELRVGELPQHLAGTSRILRDGQVLWQNEFLSGEANMCHSLANLEYHHFKYRQFLRPGDVHVHFFGTATLSFADGIRTRPGDVFEISQPAFGAPLVNGITVAEAAFAPGAVGTL comes from the coding sequence ATGCGTCTGGTGCAATTCGAATTGAGTAACGGCGAGCGCCGCGTCGGTGTGGTCGAGGGCGGCCAGGTCCGCGAGGTGCAGGCGGCACGCACCACGCGCGACCTGGCGCTGGCGGCGATCGAGGCGGGCGTCAGCCTGCAGCAGCAGGTACAGGCCCTGGGCCTGGGCGCCAGCCATGACTATGCCGAGCTGCTGGCGGCACTGCGCATCCTGGCGCCGCTGGACCACCCGGACCCGGCCCACCTGCTGGTCAGCGGCACCGGCCTGACCCACCTGGGCAGCGCCTCGGCGCGGGACAAGATGCACCAGCAGGCGGGCGACGAAGCGGCCATGACCGACACCATGCGCATCTTCAAGTGGGGCGTGGAGGGCGGCAAGCCTGGCGCTGGCCAGGCGGGCGTGCAGCCGGAGTGGTTCTACAAGGGTGACGGCAGCTGCGTCGTGCGCCCCGGCCAGCCATTCCCTGTGCCGCCGTTCGCCGAAGACGCCGGCGAAGAGCCCGAACTTGCCGGCCTTTATGTGATCAGCCCCGAGGGCAAGCCTTATCGCCTGGGTTATGCGCTGGGCAACGAGTTTTCCGACCATGTAACCGAGCGCAAGAACTACCTGTACCTGGCGCATTCCAAGCTGCGCAGCTGCAGCTACGGCCCCGAGCTGCGGGTGGGCGAGTTGCCGCAGCACCTGGCCGGCACCAGCCGTATCCTGCGTGATGGCCAGGTGCTGTGGCAAAACGAGTTTCTCAGCGGCGAGGCCAACATGTGCCATAGCCTGGCGAACCTTGAATACCACCATTTCAAGTACCGCCAGTTCCTGCGCCCGGGGGATGTGCACGTGCACTTCTTCGGTACCGCGACGCTGTCCTTCGCCGACGGCATTCGCACCCGCCCGGGGGATGTGTTCGAGATCAGCCAGCCGGCATTCGGCGCCCCGCTGGTCAACGGTATTACAGTCGCCGAGGCGGCCTTTGCTCCAGGCGCTGTGGGCACACTTTAA
- a CDS encoding SMP-30/gluconolactonase/LRE family protein, which translates to MTCIAVTPHRAQLGEGPFWDAPTQALYWVDIAARQALRLQGSQVQVWQLPEHVSAFIPCASGDALVTLSSGVHRLDLATQALTLLCVADPHAGNRANEARCDAQGRLWLGTMQNNLGEQGEDLPVTRRCGGLYRIDADGQVTPLLQGLGIPNTLLWSEQGRQVHFADSLDGTLYRHAIQPDGQLDPAQAWFGPHERGVPDGSAMDSEGYIWNARWDGSCLLRLAPDGSLDRIIELPVSRPTSCVFGGPNLTTLYITSAASPLNHPLDGALLAIEVQVPGTPCHRFAG; encoded by the coding sequence ATGACGTGCATCGCTGTTACCCCGCACCGCGCGCAGTTGGGCGAGGGCCCGTTCTGGGACGCGCCCACCCAGGCGCTGTATTGGGTCGATATCGCCGCCAGGCAGGCGCTGCGCCTGCAGGGCTCGCAGGTGCAGGTGTGGCAGTTGCCCGAGCACGTCTCGGCGTTCATCCCCTGTGCCAGCGGCGATGCGCTGGTGACCCTGAGCAGCGGTGTGCATCGCCTGGACCTGGCTACGCAAGCCCTGACCCTGCTGTGCGTGGCCGACCCGCACGCCGGCAACCGCGCCAACGAGGCGCGCTGCGATGCCCAGGGCCGGCTGTGGCTGGGCACCATGCAGAACAACCTTGGCGAGCAGGGTGAAGACCTGCCGGTCACCCGGCGCTGCGGCGGGCTGTACCGCATCGATGCCGATGGCCAGGTCACGCCGCTGTTGCAGGGCCTGGGCATCCCCAACACCCTGCTGTGGAGCGAGCAGGGGCGCCAGGTGCATTTTGCCGACAGCCTGGACGGCACGCTGTACCGCCACGCCATCCAGCCCGACGGCCAGCTCGACCCTGCGCAAGCCTGGTTCGGGCCCCATGAACGGGGCGTGCCGGACGGCTCGGCCATGGACAGCGAAGGGTATATCTGGAATGCCCGCTGGGATGGCAGCTGCCTGCTGCGGCTGGCCCCGGACGGCAGCCTCGACCGCATCATCGAACTGCCCGTCAGCCGCCCCACCAGTTGCGTATTCGGCGGCCCGAACCTCACCACCTTGTACATCACCAGTGCCGCCAGCCCGCTTAACCACCCCCTGGACGGCGCGCTGCTGGCCATCGAGGTGCAGGTGCCCGGCACACCCTGTCACCGCTTCGCAGGCTAA
- a CDS encoding substrate-binding domain-containing protein, which yields MDRRRCIRTLCAAVAVSAMGLGGLALAAEPVKIGFLVKQAEEPWFQTEWAFAEKAGKEHGFEVIKIAVPDGEKTLAAIDSLAANGAKGFVICPPDVSLGPAIVAKARINDLKVIAVDDRFVDAKGKFMEDVPYLGMAAFEVGQKQGAAMAEEAKKRGWDWKDTYAVITTFNELDTGKQRTDGSIKSLEAAGMPKDHILTAPLKTLDVPGSMDATNSALVKLPGAAKNLIIGGMNDNTVLGGVRATESAGFAAANVIGIGINGTDAIGELKKAESGFFGSMLPSPHLEGYNTALMMYKWVTEGTEPPKYTGMEDVTLITRANFKQELEKIGLWK from the coding sequence ATGGATCGTCGTCGTTGTATTCGTACCCTGTGCGCCGCCGTGGCGGTCTCGGCCATGGGCCTGGGCGGCCTGGCGCTGGCCGCAGAGCCTGTGAAAATCGGTTTTCTGGTCAAGCAGGCCGAAGAGCCGTGGTTCCAGACCGAGTGGGCCTTCGCCGAAAAAGCCGGCAAGGAGCACGGTTTCGAGGTGATCAAGATCGCCGTGCCCGATGGCGAGAAAACCCTGGCGGCCATCGACAGCCTGGCCGCCAACGGTGCCAAGGGTTTTGTCATCTGCCCGCCGGATGTCTCCCTTGGCCCGGCCATCGTCGCCAAGGCCAGGATCAACGACCTCAAGGTGATTGCCGTGGATGATCGCTTTGTCGACGCCAAGGGCAAGTTCATGGAAGACGTGCCGTACCTGGGCATGGCCGCGTTCGAAGTGGGCCAGAAGCAGGGCGCCGCCATGGCCGAGGAGGCGAAGAAGCGCGGCTGGGACTGGAAGGACACTTATGCGGTGATCACCACCTTCAACGAACTGGACACCGGCAAGCAGCGCACCGACGGCTCGATCAAGTCGCTGGAAGCTGCCGGCATGCCCAAGGACCACATCCTCACCGCCCCGCTCAAGACCCTGGACGTGCCGGGCAGCATGGACGCCACCAACTCGGCGCTGGTCAAGCTGCCGGGGGCGGCGAAAAACCTGATCATCGGCGGCATGAACGACAACACCGTGCTCGGCGGCGTGCGCGCCACCGAAAGCGCAGGCTTTGCCGCCGCCAACGTGATCGGTATCGGCATCAACGGCACCGACGCCATCGGCGAGCTGAAAAAGGCCGAAAGCGGCTTCTTCGGCTCGATGCTGCCCAGCCCGCACCTGGAGGGCTACAACACCGCCCTGATGATGTACAAGTGGGTCACCGAAGGCACCGAACCGCCGAAGTACACCGGCATGGAGGACGTGACCCTGATCACCCGCGCCAACTTCAAGCAGGAGCTGGAAAAGATCGGCCTGTGGAAATAA
- the araG gene encoding L-arabinose ABC transporter ATP-binding protein AraG gives MHAQPKQQHNAGASLRFDGICKSFPGVKALDGISFSAHPGQVHALMGENGAGKSTLLKILGGAYIPTRGALHIGERAMAFKSASDSLASGVAVIHQELHLVPEMTVAENLFLGHLPARFGVVNRSLLRKQAQECLKGLADEIDPEQKLGRLSLGQRQLVEIAKALSHGAHVIAFDEPTSSLSAREIDRLMAIIARLRDEGKVVLYVSHRMEEVFRICNAVTVFKDGRHVRTFDDMSALSHDALVTCMVGRDIQDIYDYRPRPHGEVALKAEGLLGPGLRQPVSLQVHKGEVLGLFGLVGAGRTELLRLLSGLERASAGQLELCGQPLKLRSPRDAIAAGVLLCPEDRKKEGIIPLGSVAENINISARASHSRFGWLLQEGWEAANAERQIKAMRVKTPHAAQKIKFLSGGNQQKAILGRWLSMPMKVLLLDEPTRGIDVGAKAEIYQIIHNLAAQGIAVIVVSSDLMEVMGISDRILVLCEGAMSGGHSREQATESNLLQLALPRGLAN, from the coding sequence ATGCACGCACAACCCAAGCAACAACACAACGCCGGTGCCAGCCTGCGTTTTGACGGCATCTGCAAAAGCTTCCCCGGCGTCAAGGCACTGGACGGCATCAGCTTCAGTGCCCACCCCGGGCAAGTGCACGCCCTGATGGGCGAGAACGGCGCGGGCAAGTCGACTTTGCTGAAGATCCTCGGCGGGGCCTACATCCCCACCCGCGGCGCGCTGCACATCGGTGAGCGGGCGATGGCCTTCAAGAGCGCCTCCGACAGCCTCGCCAGCGGCGTGGCGGTGATTCACCAGGAGCTGCACCTGGTGCCGGAAATGACCGTCGCCGAAAACCTCTTCCTCGGCCATTTGCCGGCGCGCTTCGGCGTGGTCAACCGCAGCCTGCTGCGCAAGCAGGCGCAGGAGTGCCTCAAGGGCCTGGCCGACGAGATCGACCCAGAGCAGAAGCTCGGCCGCCTGTCGCTGGGCCAGCGGCAACTGGTGGAAATCGCCAAGGCGCTGTCCCATGGCGCCCATGTGATCGCCTTCGATGAACCCACCAGCAGCCTGTCGGCCCGGGAGATCGACCGCCTGATGGCGATCATCGCGCGGCTGCGCGACGAGGGCAAAGTGGTGCTGTATGTGTCCCACCGCATGGAAGAGGTGTTCCGCATCTGCAATGCCGTGACGGTGTTCAAGGACGGCCGCCATGTGCGCACCTTCGACGACATGAGCGCCCTGAGCCACGACGCGCTGGTGACCTGCATGGTCGGCCGCGATATCCAGGACATCTACGACTACCGCCCGCGCCCCCACGGCGAGGTGGCGCTGAAGGCCGAAGGCCTGCTGGGCCCCGGCCTGCGCCAGCCGGTCAGCCTGCAGGTGCACAAGGGGGAAGTGCTCGGCCTGTTCGGGCTGGTGGGGGCCGGGCGCACCGAGCTGTTGCGCCTGCTCAGTGGCCTGGAACGGGCCAGCGCCGGGCAGTTGGAGCTGTGCGGCCAACCACTGAAGCTGCGTTCGCCCCGTGATGCCATCGCCGCCGGCGTGCTGCTGTGCCCGGAAGACCGCAAGAAGGAAGGCATCATCCCGCTGGGCAGCGTGGCGGAGAACATCAACATCAGCGCCCGCGCCAGCCACTCACGGTTCGGCTGGCTGTTGCAGGAGGGCTGGGAAGCTGCCAACGCCGAGCGCCAGATCAAGGCCATGCGGGTCAAGACCCCGCACGCTGCGCAGAAGATCAAGTTCCTTTCTGGCGGCAACCAGCAGAAGGCCATTCTCGGCCGCTGGCTGTCGATGCCGATGAAAGTGCTGCTGCTGGACGAGCCGACCCGCGGCATCGACGTCGGCGCCAAGGCCGAGATCTACCAGATCATCCACAACCTGGCGGCCCAGGGCATCGCGGTGATCGTGGTGTCCAGCGACCTGATGGAAGTGATGGGCATTTCCGACCGCATCCTGGTGCTGTGCGAAGGCGCCATGAGCGGCGGGCACAGCCGCGAACAGGCTACCGAATCCAACCTGCTGCAGCTGGCCTTGCCGCGCGGCCTGGCGAACTGA
- the araH gene encoding L-arabinose ABC transporter permease AraH, producing the protein MSTQNDALPTASKPLDLRGLLDNWAMPLVAVGIFVLCALMIDNFLSPLNMRGLGLAISTVGIAACTMLFCLASGHFDLSVGSVIACAGVVAAIVMRDTESVMLGIGAALLMGLVVGLINGIVIARLRVNALITTLATMQIVRGLAYIFADGKAVGVSQDQFFTLGNGQLFGVPVPILITIVCFVFFGWLLNYTTYGRNTMAIGGNPEAALLAGVNVDRTKILIFAVHGLIGALAGVILASRMTSGQPMIGQGFELTVISACVLGGVSLSGGIGMIRHVIAGVLILAIIENAMNLKNIDTFYQYVIRGSILLLAVIIDRMKQR; encoded by the coding sequence ATGAGCACTCAAAACGACGCACTACCGACGGCATCCAAACCCTTGGACCTGCGCGGGCTGCTGGACAACTGGGCGATGCCGCTGGTGGCGGTAGGCATCTTCGTGCTGTGCGCCCTGATGATCGACAACTTCCTGTCCCCGCTGAACATGCGCGGCCTGGGCCTGGCGATCTCCACCGTGGGCATTGCCGCATGCACCATGCTGTTCTGCCTGGCCTCCGGGCACTTCGACCTGTCGGTGGGCTCGGTGATCGCCTGCGCCGGGGTGGTGGCAGCGATCGTGATGCGCGACACCGAAAGCGTGATGCTGGGCATCGGCGCGGCGCTGCTGATGGGGCTGGTGGTCGGGCTGATCAACGGCATCGTCATCGCCAGGCTGCGGGTCAATGCGCTGATCACCACCCTGGCGACCATGCAGATCGTGCGGGGGCTGGCTTATATCTTTGCCGACGGCAAGGCGGTGGGGGTGTCCCAGGATCAGTTCTTCACCCTGGGCAACGGCCAGCTGTTCGGCGTGCCGGTGCCGATCCTGATCACCATCGTCTGCTTTGTGTTCTTCGGCTGGCTGCTCAACTACACCACCTACGGGCGCAACACCATGGCCATTGGCGGCAACCCCGAGGCGGCGTTGCTGGCGGGGGTGAATGTCGACCGCACCAAGATCCTGATCTTTGCCGTGCATGGCCTGATCGGCGCCCTGGCGGGGGTGATCCTGGCCTCGCGCATGACGTCCGGGCAGCCGATGATCGGCCAGGGCTTCGAGCTGACGGTGATTTCTGCCTGTGTGCTGGGCGGGGTGTCGTTGAGCGGCGGTATCGGCATGATTCGCCATGTGATCGCCGGGGTGCTGATTCTGGCGATCATCGAGAACGCCATGAATCTGAAGAACATCGACACCTTCTACCAGTACGTGATTCGCGGCTCGATCCTGTTGCTGGCGGTGATCATCGACCGCATGAAACAACGCTGA